In the Sinorhizobium arboris LMG 14919 genome, one interval contains:
- the pal gene encoding peptidoglycan-associated lipoprotein Pal: protein MSRIDTPAASRMQTIARNPVMIALVMTLALAGCASKKNLPNDAAGLGLGAGAATPGSQQDFTVNVGDRIFFDTDSTSIRADAQATLDRQAQWLAKYPNYAITIEGHADERGTREYNLALGARRAAATRDYLVSRGVPGNRMRTISYGKEKPVAVCDDISCWSQNRRAVTVLGGAGS from the coding sequence ATGAGCCGAATTGACACCCCGGCAGCAAGCCGCATGCAGACCATCGCCCGCAATCCGGTCATGATCGCACTCGTCATGACGCTTGCCCTTGCTGGCTGCGCTTCCAAGAAGAACCTGCCGAACGATGCTGCCGGCCTCGGTCTTGGCGCAGGCGCGGCGACCCCGGGTTCGCAGCAGGACTTCACCGTGAATGTCGGCGACCGCATCTTCTTCGACACGGACTCGACGTCGATCCGCGCCGACGCACAGGCGACGCTCGACCGCCAGGCGCAGTGGCTGGCGAAGTATCCGAATTACGCGATCACCATCGAAGGCCATGCGGACGAGCGCGGTACCCGGGAATACAACCTCGCGCTCGGTGCGCGCCGCGCTGCCGCCACGCGCGACTATCTCGTCAGCCGCGGCGTTCCCGGCAATCGCATGCGCACGATCTCCTACGGCAAGGAAAAGCCGGTCGCCGTCTGCGACGACATTTCCTGCTGGTCGCAGAACCGCCGCGCCGTTACCGTTCTCGGCGGCGCCGGCAGCTGA
- the tolB gene encoding Tol-Pal system beta propeller repeat protein TolB — translation MEMLRRNLFRLLMVLVAGCGLIASPANALVEININKGNVEPLPIAITDFLQGELAQKISDVVAADLKRSGLFAPINKGAFIEKVSNPDATPRFEDWKVINAQALVIGRVTKEGDGRLKAEFRLWDTFAGQQMLGQQFYTQPENWRRVAHIIADAIYERITGEKGYFDTRIVYVAESGPKNARKRQLAIMDQDGANSRALTNANDIVLTPRFSPNRQEITYMSFENQQPRVYLLQLETGQREVVGNFPGMTFAPRFSPDGQRVIMSLQQEGNANIYTMDLRSRTTTRLTNTAAIDTSPSYSPDGSRIVFESDRGGRQQLYVMGADGSGQTRISFGDGSYSTPVWSPRGDLIAFTKQSGGKFSIGVMKPDGSGERILTTGFHNEGPTWAPNGRVLMFFRQNAGAGGPQLYSIDLTGYNEQLVPTQGFASDPAWSPLME, via the coding sequence ATGGAAATGCTGAGACGCAATCTTTTCCGCCTCCTGATGGTGCTGGTCGCAGGCTGCGGGCTCATTGCCTCGCCGGCAAATGCGCTCGTCGAGATCAACATCAACAAGGGTAACGTCGAGCCGCTGCCGATCGCGATCACGGACTTCCTGCAGGGCGAGCTCGCCCAGAAGATTTCCGACGTCGTCGCCGCCGACCTGAAGCGCTCCGGGCTTTTCGCGCCGATCAACAAGGGCGCCTTCATCGAGAAGGTTTCCAATCCGGATGCCACGCCGCGCTTCGAGGACTGGAAGGTGATCAACGCGCAGGCACTCGTCATCGGCCGCGTTACCAAGGAAGGCGACGGAAGGCTGAAGGCGGAGTTCCGCCTGTGGGATACCTTTGCCGGTCAACAGATGCTCGGTCAGCAGTTCTACACCCAGCCGGAAAACTGGCGCCGGGTCGCCCACATCATCGCCGACGCGATCTATGAGAGGATCACCGGCGAGAAGGGCTATTTCGACACGCGCATCGTCTATGTCGCCGAAAGCGGGCCGAAGAATGCGCGCAAGCGCCAGCTCGCCATCATGGACCAGGACGGTGCCAATTCCCGGGCGCTCACCAATGCCAACGACATCGTGCTGACGCCGCGATTCTCGCCGAACCGTCAGGAAATCACCTATATGTCGTTCGAGAACCAGCAGCCGCGCGTCTATCTGCTGCAGCTCGAAACGGGGCAGCGCGAGGTGGTCGGCAACTTCCCCGGCATGACCTTCGCTCCGCGTTTCTCGCCGGATGGCCAGCGGGTCATCATGAGCCTGCAGCAGGAAGGCAACGCCAACATCTATACGATGGACCTGCGCTCGCGCACGACCACGCGGCTCACCAACACCGCGGCGATCGACACGTCGCCGTCCTACTCGCCGGACGGCAGCCGGATCGTCTTCGAAAGCGACCGCGGCGGCAGGCAGCAGCTCTACGTCATGGGTGCGGACGGCTCCGGTCAGACGCGCATTTCCTTCGGCGACGGTTCCTATTCGACGCCGGTCTGGTCTCCGCGCGGCGACCTCATCGCCTTCACGAAACAGTCGGGCGGGAAGTTCTCGATCGGCGTCATGAAGCCGGACGGCTCGGGAGAGCGCATTCTCACCACCGGCTTCCACAATGAAGGCCCTACCTGGGCGCCGAACGGCCGCGTCCTGATGTTCTTCCGCCAGAACGCCGGCGCCGGCGGCCCGCAGCTCTATTCGATCGATCTGACGGGCTACAACGAACAGCTCGTTCCGACGCAGGGCTTTGCTTCGGACCCGGCCTGGTCGCCGCTTATGGAGTAG
- the ybgF gene encoding tol-pal system protein YbgF, whose product MKKFVVAGLLGFVTLAGLGSSANAMPLSGLFARTTQTDAASRGDLPVMKVQSPDIARIGQLEEQIRSLNGRIEEMSFQLLQMQEQIRKFQEDNEFRFQDLENGRSSSKKSGALETPKSNDQASVTPGVTDSRSGNAPAGGADMARADPNVPGAAPAPTTLGQIIFDENGNPVSATTGVAPGANATLPGVDTGLASRGGGLNDNPGSVPDSGQATASLSDPGDLYQSAYGHVLSGDYSIAEQEFRDYLDAFPSGDKAADASFWMGEAQYSQGKYSDAAKTFLNAHQSHGKSPKAPEMLLKLGMSLGALDNKETACATLREVNKRYPKASPAVKAKVASEQSRFGC is encoded by the coding sequence ATGAAGAAATTTGTCGTGGCAGGACTGCTTGGCTTCGTGACCCTCGCGGGTCTCGGCTCTTCAGCAAATGCCATGCCGCTTTCCGGGCTCTTTGCCCGTACGACACAGACCGATGCCGCCAGCAGGGGCGACCTGCCGGTAATGAAGGTGCAATCACCCGATATTGCACGGATCGGTCAACTCGAGGAACAGATCCGCTCTCTCAACGGGCGTATCGAGGAAATGAGCTTCCAGCTTCTGCAGATGCAGGAGCAGATCCGGAAGTTCCAGGAGGACAACGAGTTCCGCTTCCAGGATCTCGAAAATGGCAGGTCCTCCTCCAAGAAGAGCGGCGCGCTTGAAACGCCGAAATCGAATGATCAGGCGTCCGTCACCCCCGGGGTGACGGATAGCCGGAGCGGGAACGCTCCCGCCGGCGGTGCCGACATGGCGCGTGCCGATCCCAATGTGCCAGGCGCGGCACCCGCCCCGACGACGCTGGGTCAGATCATTTTCGACGAGAACGGCAACCCCGTCTCGGCAACGACGGGCGTAGCTCCCGGGGCCAACGCCACTCTGCCGGGCGTCGACACAGGGCTTGCGTCCCGGGGCGGCGGCCTCAACGACAATCCGGGAAGCGTGCCTGACAGTGGACAGGCGACCGCGTCTCTCAGCGATCCGGGCGATCTCTACCAATCCGCCTATGGTCACGTGCTTTCCGGCGACTACAGCATTGCAGAGCAGGAGTTCCGCGATTACCTCGACGCTTTTCCGAGCGGCGACAAGGCGGCGGATGCGAGCTTCTGGATGGGCGAGGCACAATATTCGCAAGGCAAGTACAGCGATGCGGCGAAGACCTTTCTCAATGCGCATCAGAGCCACGGCAAGTCACCGAAGGCACCGGAGATGCTCTTGAAGCTCGGCATGTCCCTCGGCGCCCTCGACAACAAGGAGACCGCCTGCGCGACGCTGCGCGAGGTCAACAAGCGCTATCCGAAAGCATCGCCCGCCGTGAAGGCGAAGGTGGCGAGCGAGCAGAGCCGTTTCGGCTGCTGA
- a CDS encoding Lrp/AsnC family transcriptional regulator, which translates to MPKMDQYDLAILAALQENARATNVEVAEKVNLSPSPCLRRTRLLEEAGIIRGYRADLDRQAVGLELTVFVAFKVIRHTRENAQALQHALLEIPEVIACHMISGEADFLAEVVVENLAAYEKLLTEKLLVLPHVTDIRSNFAIRSVKTGGPVKLPRVRD; encoded by the coding sequence ATGCCAAAAATGGATCAATATGATCTCGCCATCCTCGCTGCCTTGCAAGAGAATGCCCGTGCCACCAATGTCGAGGTGGCGGAGAAAGTAAACCTTTCGCCGTCGCCCTGCCTACGAAGGACACGCCTTCTGGAGGAGGCGGGGATCATTCGCGGGTACCGCGCCGACCTCGACCGTCAGGCCGTCGGGCTCGAGCTTACGGTCTTCGTCGCCTTCAAGGTCATTCGGCATACCCGCGAGAACGCTCAGGCCCTGCAGCATGCATTGCTCGAGATCCCAGAGGTGATCGCCTGCCACATGATTTCAGGCGAGGCGGATTTTCTGGCGGAGGTCGTGGTGGAGAACCTCGCGGCTTATGAGAAGCTGCTCACGGAGAAGCTCCTCGTTCTGCCGCACGTGACCGACATCCGATCCAATTTCGCGATCCGCTCGGTCAAGACCGGCGGACCGGTGAAGCTGCCACGGGTCCGCGACTAG
- the ku gene encoding non-homologous end joining protein Ku, producing MAPRAMWKGQLRLSLVSIAVELFSATRTGASISFRQIHKPSGKRVHYQKVVEGIGPVNVDDIVKGYEYENDRYVLLEPDEVDAIKLETKKTLELVQFVDVGEISPLYFEKPYYLVPADELAEDAYRVVRDALRTSNKVGLGQLTLRGREYLVAVKPCGDGLLLETLRYADELRKADPMFSQISGKKADKELLEVATTLIERKSGPFDAEAFKDNYAAALQELVKRKMKGKSAHVTIEKEGRAQKRGDNVVDLMAALKKSLEGGESKKPPAKSRAKSSSKSQEKSPPSSQRARRKSA from the coding sequence ATGGCACCACGCGCAATGTGGAAGGGACAGCTTCGTCTTTCGCTGGTCTCGATAGCGGTCGAGCTCTTCAGCGCGACCCGCACCGGCGCCAGCATCTCGTTCCGCCAGATCCATAAGCCCTCCGGCAAGCGCGTCCATTACCAGAAGGTGGTGGAAGGCATCGGACCTGTGAATGTCGACGACATCGTCAAAGGCTACGAGTACGAGAACGACAGATATGTCCTGCTCGAGCCGGACGAAGTCGACGCGATAAAGCTCGAGACCAAGAAGACGCTGGAGCTGGTCCAGTTCGTCGACGTCGGCGAAATTTCGCCTCTTTACTTCGAAAAGCCCTACTACCTCGTGCCTGCCGACGAGCTGGCGGAGGATGCCTATCGCGTCGTACGCGACGCATTGAGGACCTCGAACAAGGTCGGGCTTGGGCAATTGACGCTGAGGGGCCGCGAATATCTCGTCGCGGTGAAGCCTTGCGGCGACGGGCTCCTTCTGGAGACTTTGCGATACGCGGACGAATTGCGGAAAGCCGACCCGATGTTTTCCCAAATATCCGGAAAGAAGGCGGACAAGGAACTGCTGGAGGTTGCGACCACGCTGATCGAACGCAAAAGCGGACCGTTCGACGCCGAAGCGTTCAAGGACAACTACGCCGCGGCGCTGCAGGAACTGGTCAAGCGCAAGATGAAGGGCAAGTCGGCGCATGTCACGATCGAAAAAGAGGGACGCGCTCAGAAACGCGGAGATAACGTCGTCGACCTGATGGCAGCGTTGAAGAAGAGCCTCGAAGGCGGCGAAAGCAAGAAACCGCCGGCGAAATCCCGAGCAAAGTCTTCGTCAAAGTCTCAGGAAAAATCGCCCCCCTCCTCGCAGCGGGCCCGGCGGAAGTCGGCGTGA
- the ligD gene encoding DNA ligase D, whose translation MAARNEPLSEYNRRRDFTRTSEPKGAVARRSGERMRFLVQKHAATRLHYDFRLEWEGVLKSWAVTRGPSLNPEDKRLAVRTEDHPLAYGDFEGTIPKGEYGGGTVMLWDTGWWEPEDDPSKALKKGKLSFKLHGSRMKGGWALVRMRPREGEKRENWLLVKETDEIASEDGESLINENVTSIATGRTMDEIAEGRGEKRARVWHSNKSTSANLKAGAIAENGNARKPATRKPSGKLPAFKAPQLATLVTRAPAGDAWLNEAKFDGYRLVCAVGGGAVRCYTRNGLDWTEKFPAIAAALAELDCRSALIDGEVVALSESGSSFSALQKALRTGASTRLYAFDLLELDGKDLSRKPLVERKERLEALLETLGTTSTIQFSEHVRGNGEHVLSAVCKAGQEGIIAKESNAPYRSGRTRSWLKVKCTKRQEFVIGGYTRSTKKGRAFASLLVGTFEGGKLIYRGGVGTGFSEKTMEELAAAFAKRRRDRSPFDSVPRERMRNTVWLKPDLVAEVDFAEFTADGHVRHGSFEGLREDKEAKAVKLETPKSAEAEAAKGRPSVKTRKASAAQEDADVLGIRISHPDRILFAGQGITKIDLARYYAVVAEKMLPFAADHPVSLVRCPQGGDRHCFFQKHASDGFPEAIREVPITESSGNTEDYMYIHDAEGLVAAVQMGTLEFHIWGARTDRLEKPDRLVFDLDPDPSVDFATVKEAAVKLRDALAGIGLKTVPMVTGGKGVHVIVPLRPHADWEQAKGFAKALARSFAERDPDHFVATMSKAKRKGKIFIDWLRNDRGATAIAPYSTRARSGGPVATPVSWEELENLEAANGFRIPDILERIEAGTDPWHEVGKVSQSLTKKVLQSTVS comes from the coding sequence ATGGCCGCGCGCAACGAACCGCTCTCCGAATACAACCGGCGCCGCGATTTCACGCGCACGAGCGAACCCAAGGGAGCGGTCGCGCGGCGGAGCGGTGAGAGGATGCGTTTCCTCGTCCAGAAGCACGCTGCGACCCGCCTGCATTACGACTTCCGCCTGGAATGGGAGGGCGTGCTGAAGAGCTGGGCGGTCACGCGCGGCCCGAGCCTCAACCCCGAAGACAAGCGCCTTGCCGTGCGCACCGAAGACCACCCGCTTGCCTATGGCGACTTCGAAGGAACGATACCGAAAGGAGAGTATGGCGGCGGCACGGTAATGCTCTGGGACACGGGCTGGTGGGAGCCGGAGGATGATCCGTCGAAAGCCTTGAAGAAGGGCAAGCTGTCCTTCAAGCTGCATGGCAGCCGCATGAAGGGCGGCTGGGCGCTGGTGCGCATGCGGCCACGCGAAGGCGAAAAGCGCGAAAACTGGCTGCTCGTCAAGGAAACGGACGAGATCGCCTCAGAAGACGGCGAGAGCCTGATCAACGAAAACGTCACCAGCATCGCCACCGGCCGGACTATGGACGAAATCGCCGAAGGCAGGGGCGAGAAGCGGGCGCGGGTCTGGCATTCCAACAAGAGCACCTCGGCCAATCTCAAGGCCGGCGCGATCGCCGAAAACGGCAATGCACGCAAGCCCGCGACGCGAAAACCCTCCGGCAAGCTGCCCGCCTTCAAGGCACCGCAGCTTGCGACTCTGGTGACCAGGGCACCCGCCGGCGACGCGTGGCTGAACGAAGCGAAGTTCGACGGCTACCGGCTTGTCTGCGCCGTCGGCGGCGGCGCTGTCCGATGCTACACGCGAAACGGTCTCGATTGGACGGAGAAATTCCCGGCCATTGCCGCGGCCCTCGCAGAACTCGACTGCCGGTCCGCCCTGATCGACGGAGAGGTGGTGGCGCTGTCGGAAAGCGGGTCCAGCTTCTCTGCCCTGCAGAAGGCCCTGAGGACCGGGGCCAGCACAAGGCTTTACGCTTTCGATCTCCTCGAGCTTGACGGCAAGGATCTGAGCCGCAAGCCGCTCGTTGAGCGCAAGGAACGGCTCGAAGCGCTGCTCGAGACGCTCGGCACCACCTCGACCATTCAGTTCAGCGAGCATGTTCGCGGCAATGGCGAGCACGTGCTTTCTGCAGTATGCAAGGCAGGTCAGGAAGGTATAATCGCCAAGGAGTCGAATGCGCCCTATCGCAGCGGGCGCACCCGAAGCTGGCTCAAAGTGAAATGCACGAAGCGCCAGGAATTCGTCATCGGCGGCTATACCCGCTCGACGAAAAAGGGGCGCGCCTTCGCCTCGCTCCTGGTCGGGACCTTCGAAGGCGGCAAGCTGATCTATCGTGGCGGCGTCGGGACCGGCTTCAGCGAAAAGACGATGGAGGAACTCGCCGCCGCTTTCGCAAAACGCAGACGCGATAGGTCGCCCTTCGACAGCGTGCCGCGAGAGAGAATGCGAAATACGGTATGGCTGAAGCCGGATCTGGTGGCGGAGGTGGATTTCGCCGAATTCACGGCTGACGGACATGTCCGCCACGGATCGTTCGAGGGATTGCGCGAGGACAAGGAGGCCAAGGCCGTGAAACTTGAGACACCGAAGTCGGCAGAAGCGGAGGCGGCCAAAGGCAGACCCTCCGTCAAGACGCGCAAGGCGTCAGCTGCGCAGGAAGACGCCGATGTCCTCGGCATCCGCATCTCGCATCCCGACAGGATCCTCTTCGCGGGCCAGGGCATCACCAAGATCGACCTCGCGCGCTACTATGCGGTCGTTGCTGAAAAGATGCTTCCTTTTGCCGCCGATCATCCCGTCTCGCTGGTGCGCTGCCCACAGGGCGGCGATCGGCACTGTTTCTTCCAGAAGCATGCAAGCGACGGTTTCCCCGAGGCGATTCGGGAAGTGCCTATCACCGAGTCATCGGGCAACACCGAAGACTACATGTACATCCACGACGCCGAGGGGCTCGTCGCCGCCGTGCAGATGGGAACGCTCGAGTTTCACATCTGGGGTGCAAGGACCGATCGGCTGGAGAAACCCGATCGCCTGGTCTTCGATCTCGATCCCGATCCAAGCGTCGACTTCGCGACCGTCAAGGAGGCAGCCGTCAAGCTGCGCGACGCGCTCGCCGGAATCGGCTTGAAAACCGTTCCCATGGTGACCGGCGGCAAGGGTGTCCACGTCATCGTGCCGCTCCGCCCCCATGCCGATTGGGAGCAGGCGAAAGGCTTCGCAAAGGCTCTCGCGCGATCCTTTGCCGAGCGCGATCCGGATCATTTTGTGGCCACCATGTCGAAAGCGAAGCGCAAGGGGAAGATTTTCATCGACTGGCTGAGGAACGACCGCGGCGCCACCGCGATCGCGCCCTACTCCACTCGGGCACGCTCCGGCGGACCCGTCGCCACTCCGGTCAGCTGGGAGGAACTCGAAAACCTCGAAGCCGCCAACGGGTTTCGTATTCCGGACATCCTCGAACGCATCGAAGCCGGGACCGACCCGTGGCATGAGGTCGGGAAGGTCAGTCAATCACTGACAAAGAAGGTGCTGCAGTCGACGGTGAGCTGA
- the tilS gene encoding tRNA lysidine(34) synthetase TilS, producing the protein MPDAVLDTARNFLQSFIKPCRILVAVSGGSDSMGLLVALHSALAADERPGFSLAACTVDHALRPQSAREAEDVAAFCAALGIAHRTSRWVGAKPSTGIQAAARNKRYELLAEAAEALGADCIATGHTRDDQQETVAMRGARRKDDGRHDLEGEGQGGGGMAAAMLYGRRIWVLRPFLALGRAQIRSLLEARGVAWIDDPSNTNPAFERVRVRARIALSGGVPVPSWDGRQRAASSARAATLIEQRIRVHEALVAEISARDAGAMDDRDWRRALLAVASVLGGREHMPARATVQRLSQFLRSGEPGRMTAGRVVFDRRASGLYLYREARNLPVLAVGPGGQGLWDGRFTVKSGGPALTVAADASGGLWTQRLIDAGLPAGIAKRASAVAPGIAPTGAAGLAYGEAAAKVEYHIALYDTFLPGFDRIMADAVAVSFGRDRYPAPPVHDVLTEMEM; encoded by the coding sequence ATGCCCGACGCCGTTCTCGATACGGCCCGAAATTTTCTTCAATCCTTCATCAAGCCTTGCAGGATTCTCGTTGCCGTGTCCGGTGGCAGCGATTCCATGGGGTTGCTCGTAGCGCTGCATTCGGCGCTCGCGGCAGATGAGCGCCCGGGGTTTTCCCTCGCGGCCTGCACTGTCGATCACGCGCTGAGGCCGCAGTCGGCCCGCGAAGCCGAAGATGTGGCGGCCTTCTGTGCCGCGCTCGGCATCGCTCACCGCACCTCTCGCTGGGTGGGCGCGAAGCCGTCGACGGGCATTCAGGCAGCGGCGCGAAACAAACGCTACGAATTGCTGGCCGAGGCCGCCGAGGCGCTTGGCGCCGATTGCATCGCCACCGGCCATACGCGCGACGACCAGCAGGAGACCGTCGCCATGCGCGGCGCCCGTCGCAAGGACGACGGAAGGCACGACCTGGAGGGCGAGGGGCAGGGCGGCGGGGGCATGGCCGCAGCCATGCTTTACGGCCGACGGATCTGGGTGTTGCGGCCGTTTCTCGCTTTGGGGCGCGCCCAGATCCGCAGCCTTCTCGAGGCACGCGGCGTCGCCTGGATCGACGATCCGAGCAATACCAACCCTGCGTTCGAGCGAGTCCGGGTGCGTGCCCGGATCGCCCTGTCAGGGGGCGTGCCGGTACCCTCGTGGGACGGGCGGCAGCGCGCCGCCTCTTCGGCGAGAGCCGCCACCCTGATCGAGCAACGTATCCGCGTTCACGAGGCGCTCGTCGCAGAGATCTCGGCACGGGATGCCGGCGCAATGGACGATCGGGACTGGCGCCGTGCGCTGCTGGCGGTCGCCTCGGTTCTCGGCGGGCGCGAGCACATGCCCGCTCGCGCCACGGTGCAACGGCTCTCGCAGTTCCTGCGGTCGGGTGAGCCTGGCCGCATGACGGCGGGGCGGGTCGTCTTCGACCGGCGGGCAAGCGGTCTCTATCTCTATCGCGAGGCGCGCAATCTGCCGGTGCTCGCCGTCGGACCGGGCGGGCAGGGACTCTGGGATGGGCGGTTCACGGTAAAGAGCGGTGGACCGGCGCTGACCGTCGCCGCGGACGCGTCGGGTGGACTGTGGACTCAGAGGCTTATTGACGCAGGGCTGCCGGCGGGGATTGCCAAGCGCGCATCCGCGGTGGCACCAGGCATCGCGCCGACGGGTGCCGCGGGGCTCGCCTACGGCGAGGCGGCGGCGAAAGTCGAGTACCACATTGCGCTTTACGACACCTTTTTGCCGGGTTTCGACAGGATCATGGCGGATGCGGTCGCGGTGTCGTTCGGGCGTGATCGATACCCTGCTCCGCCGGTGCATGATGTTTTGACAGAAATGGAAATGTAA
- the tolR gene encoding protein TolR — MGMAVGGTKGSGGRRRRNGRRSAISEINVTPLVDVMLVLLIIFMVAAPMMTVGVPIDLPETQAKAMNADTQPITVSVNPAGEIFLQETPIAIDEVVPKLEAIATTGYNERIYVRGDTNADYGTVMKVMARISAAGFKNLGLVTLQEQEK, encoded by the coding sequence ATGGGTATGGCAGTTGGCGGAACCAAGGGTTCGGGCGGGCGGCGCCGTCGCAACGGCAGAAGAAGTGCGATCAGCGAGATCAACGTCACGCCGCTCGTCGACGTCATGCTGGTCTTGCTCATCATCTTCATGGTGGCTGCGCCGATGATGACGGTCGGCGTGCCGATCGACCTGCCGGAAACGCAGGCCAAGGCGATGAACGCCGACACCCAGCCGATCACCGTCTCGGTCAACCCGGCAGGCGAAATCTTTCTGCAGGAGACGCCGATCGCGATCGACGAGGTCGTGCCGAAGCTCGAGGCGATTGCCACGACCGGTTACAACGAGCGCATCTATGTGCGCGGCGACACCAATGCCGACTACGGCACCGTGATGAAGGTGATGGCGCGCATCTCCGCGGCAGGCTTCAAGAACCTGGGTCTCGTTACGCTTCAAGAACAAGAGAAGTGA
- the tolQ gene encoding protein TolQ, whose translation MEQVGLAATSDVTLWSLFMQAGLVVKLVMLGLIAASVWTWAIVVDKSLNYGRVRRQLDNFEQVFWSGQSLEELYRTLSDRQTSGMGAIFVSAMREWKKSFERGARAPIGLQMRIDRAMDVTLARESEALEARLGSLATIGSAAPFIGLFGTVVGIMTSFQAIAGSKSTNLAVVAPGIAEALLATAIGLLAAIPAVIAYNKFTADAGKLTARMEAFADEFSAILSRQIDEKLQPSRQAAQ comes from the coding sequence ATGGAACAGGTTGGATTGGCCGCGACGAGCGACGTGACCCTCTGGTCGCTCTTCATGCAAGCGGGCTTGGTCGTGAAGCTGGTCATGCTGGGGCTTATCGCCGCCTCTGTCTGGACCTGGGCGATCGTGGTCGACAAGAGCCTGAATTACGGGCGTGTTCGCCGCCAGCTCGATAATTTCGAGCAGGTCTTCTGGTCCGGTCAGTCGTTGGAGGAGCTCTATCGCACGCTCTCGGACCGGCAGACGAGCGGAATGGGCGCGATCTTCGTTTCGGCCATGCGCGAATGGAAGAAAAGCTTCGAGCGCGGCGCGCGCGCTCCGATCGGCCTGCAGATGCGTATCGACCGCGCCATGGACGTGACGCTCGCCCGTGAGTCGGAAGCGTTGGAGGCAAGGCTCGGCTCTCTTGCGACGATCGGATCGGCTGCACCCTTCATCGGCCTTTTCGGTACCGTCGTCGGCATCATGACCTCGTTCCAGGCAATCGCAGGTTCCAAGTCCACCAACCTCGCCGTCGTTGCACCGGGTATCGCCGAAGCGCTGCTGGCGACCGCCATCGGTCTGCTCGCCGCTATTCCCGCCGTTATCGCCTACAACAAGTTCACTGCCGATGCCGGCAAGCTGACCGCACGCATGGAAGCCTTCGCCGACGAGTTCTCCGCCATCCTGTCGCGGCAGATCGACGAGAAGCTGCAGCCTTCCCGCCAGGCCGCGCAATAA
- a CDS encoding DMT family transporter: protein MAEMANERPATSVALGIAASMSVVLIWTAWLISMRYSKAGSLTTLDLALLRFGVPALVLMPFLRRTGVWPKQVEKFPLVLMFAGAGAPFFQVAAFGLHATPASAAGVLLPGIMPLATALIGMLFIGERPDPVRKLGMLAIFGGGVLLLMANANEVELTWRSYLVLPFGATLWALYTHAFRRSGLSAFEAGALICIWSTIVNLALVPFLGSNLFTAPVSEILLQLLPQGILSGLLATIFYGTAVRMLGATQAAACTAITPVAAAIGGALLLSEAVDAFTMAATFVTAVGVVLSTGLLSPLPWRRS, encoded by the coding sequence ATGGCTGAGATGGCAAACGAACGCCCCGCCACATCCGTTGCCCTCGGCATCGCCGCCTCCATGTCGGTCGTGCTGATCTGGACGGCGTGGCTCATCTCCATGCGGTACAGCAAAGCCGGGTCGTTGACGACGCTCGATCTCGCCTTGCTGCGCTTCGGTGTTCCGGCGCTCGTGCTGATGCCTTTCCTTCGCCGCACGGGGGTGTGGCCGAAACAGGTCGAGAAGTTTCCGTTGGTGCTGATGTTCGCCGGCGCGGGTGCGCCATTTTTTCAGGTTGCCGCCTTCGGCCTTCACGCGACACCAGCATCGGCCGCTGGGGTACTGCTCCCGGGCATCATGCCTCTCGCGACCGCGCTCATAGGCATGCTTTTCATCGGCGAGCGGCCGGACCCGGTCCGAAAGCTCGGCATGCTCGCGATCTTCGGCGGCGGCGTTCTGCTGCTCATGGCAAATGCAAATGAGGTCGAGCTGACATGGCGCAGCTATCTGGTGCTGCCATTCGGGGCGACGCTCTGGGCGCTCTACACCCATGCCTTCCGACGTTCGGGCCTCTCGGCTTTCGAAGCGGGAGCCCTGATCTGCATTTGGTCGACGATCGTCAACCTCGCTTTGGTCCCGTTTCTCGGGTCAAACCTGTTCACCGCGCCTGTCTCGGAGATTTTGCTTCAACTCCTGCCGCAAGGGATTTTGTCGGGACTCCTCGCTACGATTTTCTACGGCACTGCGGTGCGCATGCTGGGGGCCACGCAAGCTGCTGCCTGCACCGCCATTACACCGGTAGCTGCGGCAATCGGAGGCGCCCTCCTGCTCTCCGAGGCGGTTGATGCATTCACAATGGCGGCAACGTTCGTGACGGCGGTGGGTGTCGTGCTCTCGACGGGCCTTCTCTCGCCGCTTCCCTGGCGCCGCTCGTGA